A section of the Corvus moneduloides isolate bCorMon1 chromosome 29, bCorMon1.pri, whole genome shotgun sequence genome encodes:
- the JTB gene encoding protein JTB isoform X1, which produces MGPGGLTVLLAVLSAVPSGLRPAAAAAAAAVPSEERPASPAVATPCWRVEQFVVAQECTRCSGFQMKTILACGPTGFIERINCASSHRDEYKSCRSAALEAQRFWHFVGSALGVAAAAAALVVLRQRVLDRRALEKVRKQIESI; this is translated from the exons ATGGGGCCCGGCGGCCTCACGGTGCTGCTGGCGGTGCTGAGCGCGGTGCCGAGCGGGCTGCG cccggcggcggcggcggcggcggcggcggtgccAAGTGAGGAGCGGCCCG CGAGCCCCGCGGTGGCCACGCCGTGTTGGCGAGTGGAGCAGTTCGTGGTGGCCCAAGAGTGCACGCGCTGCTCCGGCTTCCAGATG AAGACGATCCTGGCCTGCGGCCCCACCGGCTTCATCGAGAGGATCAACTGCGCCTCGTCCCACCGGGATGAGTACAAGAG CTGCCGCTCAGCCGCGCTGGAGGCGCAGCGGTTCTGGCACTTCGTGGGCTCCGCTCTGGgcgtggcggcggcggcggcggcgctcgTGGTGCTGCGGCAGCGCGTGCTGGACCGGCGGGCGCTGGAGAAGGTCCGCAAACAGATCGAGTCCATTTAG
- the JTB gene encoding protein JTB isoform X2, translated as MGPGGLTVLLAVLSAVPSGLRPAAAAAAAAVPTSPAVATPCWRVEQFVVAQECTRCSGFQMKTILACGPTGFIERINCASSHRDEYKSCRSAALEAQRFWHFVGSALGVAAAAAALVVLRQRVLDRRALEKVRKQIESI; from the exons ATGGGGCCCGGCGGCCTCACGGTGCTGCTGGCGGTGCTGAGCGCGGTGCCGAGCGGGCTGCG cccggcggcggcggcggcggcggcggcggtgccAA CGAGCCCCGCGGTGGCCACGCCGTGTTGGCGAGTGGAGCAGTTCGTGGTGGCCCAAGAGTGCACGCGCTGCTCCGGCTTCCAGATG AAGACGATCCTGGCCTGCGGCCCCACCGGCTTCATCGAGAGGATCAACTGCGCCTCGTCCCACCGGGATGAGTACAAGAG CTGCCGCTCAGCCGCGCTGGAGGCGCAGCGGTTCTGGCACTTCGTGGGCTCCGCTCTGGgcgtggcggcggcggcggcggcgctcgTGGTGCTGCGGCAGCGCGTGCTGGACCGGCGGGCGCTGGAGAAGGTCCGCAAACAGATCGAGTCCATTTAG
- the CREB3L4 gene encoding cyclic AMP-responsive element-binding protein 3-like protein 4, protein MEAPELPEPDGLFLDPPSLPVPVLSFQTLRLPEDDGSGAEELLGLTVNPDIVCGLGTSPEPPRPDGRPPVLLEVVCDFSTPLYPALLPGTELSPHRAPGPEPLPALRLTEEEKRLLAQEGVTLPVDLPLTQAEERLLKKVRRKIRNKQSAQDSRRRKKEYLDGLESRAAACSALNQELRKKVQELEKSNGSLLRQLQALIKETSTKPAQTGTCVLILLLSLGLILLPSSSPFGRGGSRDGLGPTGVISRNILTRREPGPAAESPFLGWMSGMELGSGVGDGAEGGPGDGIRPPQRDPGTNSSRRDVGTETRGHGDEM, encoded by the exons ATGGAGGCACCGGAGCTCCCGGAGCCGGACGGGCTCTTCCTGGATCCCCCCTCGCTCCCGGTGCCGGTACTGAGCTTCCAGACCTTGAGGCTCCCGGAGGATGAT GGCAGCGGAgccgaggagctgctggggctgacgGTGAACCCCGACATCGTCTGCGGCCTCGGCACCAGcccggagcccccccggcccGACGGGCGCCCCCcggtgctgctggaggtggtcTGCGACTTCAGCACCCCCCTGTACCCCGCGCTGCTCCCCGGCACCGAGCTGTCCCCTCACCGAGCCCCCGGCCCCGAGCCCCTACCCGCG CTCCGGCTGACGGAGGAGGAGAAGCGGCTGCTGGCGCAGGAGGGGGTGACCCTGCCCGTGGACCTGCCCCTCACCCAG GCCGAGGAGCGGCTCCTGAAGAAGGTGCGGAGAAAGATCCGGAACAAGCAGTCGGCGCAGGACAGCCGGCGGAGGAAGAAGGAATACCTGGACGGGCTGGAGAGCAG GGCGGCCGCGTGCTCGGCACTGAACCAGGAGCTGCGGAAAAAGgtccaggagctggagaagagcaACGG GTCACTCCTGCGGCAGCTCCAGGCGCTGATCAAGGAAACGTCCACAAAGCCCGCCCAGACCGGCACCTGTGTCCTG atcctgctcctgtccctggggctgatcctgctccccagctccagcccgtTCGGCCGGGGCGGCAGCCGGGACGGCCTCGGACCCACCGGAG TGATCTCCAGGAACATCCTGACACGGCGGGAGCCGGGACCGGCCGCAGAATCCCCGTTCCTGGGGTGGATGtcggggatggagctgggatctgGTGTGGGGGATGGAGCCGAGGGGGGGCCTGGGGATGGGATTCGCCCCCCCCAGAGGGATCCAGGGACCAATTCTTCCCGGCGGGATGTGGGGACAgagacacggggacacggggatgagATGTGA
- the SLC39A1 gene encoding zinc transporter ZIP1 — protein sequence MDTGTGAALAWSPGAVSQPPPGLGVKLGSLVVLLLLPLACGLAPLWCFRQPPDPRSPVLSLVSCFSGGVFLGTFLLDLLPDYLSSIAAALEGLRITLQFPLPEFILAMGFFLVLVLEQVTLAQRELAEPPEESRALLPNGCIQATAPGGPGGSVASPVPVAGAPGALRAGALALALALHAVLEGLALGLRQGDAATLRVLLALLLHKGAVAFGLSLELLRSRLRPPAVASCLVLLALMSPLGVGVGTVLAAGAGPRQHLCRAVLEGLAAGTFLFVTFLEILPQELGVPQNRIPKVILILAGFALVSAILFVKG from the exons ATGGACACCGGGACCGGGGCCGCGCTGGCCTGGAGCCCCGGGGCGGTCTCGCAGCCCCCGCCCGGGCTGGGGGTGAAGTTGGGGTcgctggtggtgctgctgctgctgcccctcgCCTGCGGCCTCGCGCCCCTCTGGTGCTTCCGACAGCCCCCCG ACCCCCGCAGCCCCGTGCTCAGCCTCGTGAGCTGCTTCTCCGGCGGGGTTTTCCTGGGCACTTTCCTGCTCGACCTCCTGCCTGACTACCTGAGCAGCATCGCTGCGGCGCTGGAGGGGCTGCGCATCACG CTCCAGTTCCCTCTGCCGGAGTTCATCCTGGCCATGGGCTTCttcctggtgctggtgctggagcaggtgacgCTGGCGCAGCGGGAGCTGGCGGAGCCGCCCGAGGAGTCGCGGGCGCTGCTGCCCAACGGCTGCATCCAAGCCACGGCTCCCGGTGGGCCCGGGGGCTCGGTGGCATCACCGGTGCCGGTGGCCGGTGCTCCCGGGGCGCTGCGGGCTGGGGCGCTGGCTCTGGCCCTGGCGCTGCACGCGGTGCTGGAGGGGCTGGCGCTGGGGCTGCGCCAGGGCGACGCGGCCACGCTGCgggtgctgctggccctgctgctgcacaaggGTGCCGTGGCCTTCGGCCTCTCGCTGGAGCTGCTGCGGAGCCGCCTGCGCCCGCCCGCCGTGGCCTCGTGCCTCGTGCTGCTGGCCCTCATGTCCCCGCTGGGCGTTGGCGTGGGCACGGTGctggcggcgggcgcggggccaCGGCAGCACTTGTGCCGGGCCGTGCTGGAGGGGTTGGCGGCCGGGACCTTCCTTTTCGTTACTTTCCTGGAGATTCTGCCCCAGGAGTTGGGGGTGCCCCAAAACCGCATCCCCAAGGTCATCCTGATCCTCGCCGGCTTCGCGTTGGTCAGCGCCATCCTCTTCGTCAAGGGGTGA